In one window of Rhodospirillales bacterium DNA:
- the fdhF gene encoding formate dehydrogenase subunit alpha produces MGKRIRFTLDGAPVEARDDETLWQVARRQGLDVPHLCFTEARGYRPDGNCRICMVEIDGERTLAASCIRRPEPDMVVRTQSPRAQRARAMVMELLLADQPARAEAPDREARLWQWADRVSVGDSRFPAGARPVPDPSHPAMRVRLDACIHCNLCVRACREVQVNDVIGMAARGAESKIVFDFDDPMGNSTCVACGECVQACPTGALMEATRVDASGAERRMSFNETHSVCPYCGVGCQITYQVADGEIVAVRGRDGPANESRLCVKGRFGFDYVRHPERLLRPLVRRDDAPPKSGDAEVDPRAPWTHFREATWDEALDRAAAGLARIRDRDGPGALAGFGSAKGSNEEAYLVQKLVRQGFGTNNVDHCTRLCHASSVAALLEGIGSGAVTAPFTSVADADVVVVIGANPTENHPVAATFFKQAARRASLIVMDPRGQGLARHAKYMLRFRPGTDVALLNALLHVIVTENLYDPQFVQARTEGFGRLAAHVAAFSPEAMAPICGIDPDTLRAVAREYAQAERAIIFWGMGISQHVHGTDNARCLISLSLITGHVGRPGTGLHPLRGQNNVQGASDAGLVPMVYPDYQPVDAEAVRQQFEELWGRPLPPERGLTVVEIMNSIYAGSIRGLYVMGENPAMSDPDAAHAREALARLEHLVVQDLFLTETAWHADVVLPASAWPEKDGTVTNTNRQVQRGRQALDLPGEARQDLWIVQEIARRIGLDWNYDGPADVFAEMKTVMPSLDHITWDRVEAESSVTYPCSSPDQPGDDIVFADRFPTADGRGKLVPAGLVPPDESPDAEFPLVLMTGRQLEHWHTGAMSRRSSVLDTLEPSPVASLSAAELARLGAEPGGRVRLATRRGSVDLTARVDDAVPDGAVFVPFAFAEAAANLLTNPALDPVGKIPEFKYCAVRVEPLAEPR; encoded by the coding sequence ATGGGTAAGCGCATACGGTTCACGCTCGACGGCGCGCCGGTTGAAGCGCGCGACGACGAGACGCTGTGGCAGGTGGCGCGGCGCCAGGGCCTCGACGTGCCGCACCTGTGTTTTACGGAAGCCCGTGGCTACCGGCCGGACGGAAACTGCCGAATCTGCATGGTGGAGATCGACGGCGAGCGGACGCTTGCCGCATCGTGCATCCGCCGGCCCGAGCCCGACATGGTGGTCCGCACGCAGAGTCCCCGGGCACAGCGTGCCCGCGCCATGGTGATGGAACTGCTGCTCGCCGACCAGCCGGCCCGGGCCGAGGCGCCAGACCGGGAGGCCAGGCTGTGGCAGTGGGCCGATCGCGTGAGCGTGGGCGACAGCCGCTTTCCCGCCGGTGCCAGACCGGTGCCCGATCCCAGTCATCCTGCCATGCGGGTGCGCCTCGACGCCTGCATCCATTGCAATCTTTGCGTGCGGGCCTGCCGAGAGGTGCAGGTCAACGACGTCATCGGCATGGCGGCGCGCGGTGCCGAGTCCAAGATCGTGTTCGACTTCGATGATCCGATGGGAAACAGCACCTGCGTGGCCTGTGGCGAGTGCGTGCAGGCGTGCCCGACCGGAGCGCTGATGGAGGCCACCCGGGTCGACGCGAGCGGGGCCGAACGCCGGATGTCGTTCAACGAGACGCACAGTGTCTGTCCGTACTGTGGTGTGGGCTGCCAGATCACCTACCAGGTCGCGGACGGCGAGATCGTCGCCGTGCGCGGACGGGACGGTCCGGCGAACGAGAGTCGCCTGTGCGTCAAGGGACGATTCGGCTTCGATTACGTGCGTCACCCGGAACGGCTGCTCAGGCCGCTGGTGCGTCGGGACGACGCTCCACCCAAGAGCGGCGACGCCGAAGTGGACCCGCGGGCGCCATGGACTCATTTTCGCGAGGCCACGTGGGACGAGGCCCTGGACCGGGCGGCGGCCGGCCTGGCGCGAATTCGGGACCGGGATGGACCGGGTGCGCTGGCCGGCTTCGGTTCGGCCAAGGGGTCGAACGAAGAGGCCTACCTGGTCCAGAAGCTGGTGCGGCAGGGGTTTGGCACCAACAACGTGGACCACTGCACCCGCCTCTGCCACGCGTCGTCCGTCGCCGCCCTCCTCGAAGGCATCGGTTCCGGCGCGGTCACGGCGCCCTTCACCTCGGTCGCCGACGCCGATGTGGTGGTCGTGATTGGGGCCAATCCGACCGAGAACCATCCGGTGGCGGCCACGTTCTTCAAGCAGGCGGCCCGGCGGGCGTCGCTCATCGTGATGGATCCGCGTGGCCAGGGCCTCGCGCGGCACGCCAAGTACATGCTGCGGTTCCGGCCGGGCACGGATGTCGCCCTGCTGAATGCGCTGCTGCACGTCATCGTCACCGAAAACCTCTACGACCCCCAGTTCGTGCAGGCGCGAACCGAAGGGTTCGGCCGCCTCGCCGCGCACGTCGCGGCGTTCTCGCCGGAGGCGATGGCACCCATCTGCGGCATAGATCCCGACACCCTGCGTGCGGTCGCACGGGAATACGCGCAGGCCGAACGCGCCATCATCTTCTGGGGCATGGGAATCTCGCAGCATGTGCATGGCACCGACAACGCGCGCTGCCTCATCTCGCTCTCCCTGATCACCGGCCACGTGGGACGGCCGGGAACGGGCCTGCATCCGCTTCGCGGCCAGAACAATGTCCAGGGTGCGTCGGACGCCGGACTGGTACCGATGGTCTACCCGGACTATCAGCCGGTCGATGCGGAAGCGGTCCGGCAGCAGTTTGAGGAGTTGTGGGGGCGGCCGCTGCCACCCGAGCGCGGCCTGACGGTCGTCGAGATCATGAACTCCATTTACGCCGGTTCGATCCGCGGCCTCTACGTCATGGGCGAGAACCCGGCCATGTCCGATCCTGATGCGGCCCATGCCCGCGAGGCGCTCGCCCGGCTCGAGCACCTCGTGGTCCAGGATCTCTTTCTGACCGAGACAGCGTGGCATGCGGACGTCGTGCTGCCCGCCTCGGCCTGGCCCGAGAAGGACGGCACGGTCACCAACACGAACCGGCAGGTGCAACGGGGCCGGCAGGCGCTGGACCTGCCTGGCGAGGCCCGTCAGGACTTGTGGATCGTCCAGGAGATTGCCCGGCGAATCGGTCTCGACTGGAACTACGACGGCCCGGCGGACGTCTTCGCCGAGATGAAGACCGTGATGCCATCGCTCGACCACATCACCTGGGACCGGGTGGAGGCCGAGAGTTCCGTCACCTATCCCTGCTCCTCGCCCGACCAACCCGGAGACGACATCGTCTTCGCCGACCGATTCCCGACCGCCGACGGGCGTGGCAAGCTAGTCCCGGCCGGGCTGGTGCCGCCCGACGAATCCCCGGACGCGGAATTTCCGCTGGTGCTGATGACCGGGCGCCAGCTGGAGCATTGGCACACCGGGGCGATGAGCCGGCGCTCGAGCGTTCTCGATACGCTCGAACCGTCGCCCGTCGCGAGCCTTTCGGCGGCCGAGCTCGCGCGGCTGGGGGCAGAGCCGGGTGGCAGGGTGCGACTGGCCACCCGCCGCGGCTCGGTTGACCTGACTGCGCGGGTCGACGACGCGGTGCCGGACGGCGCCGTGTTCGTGCCGTTCGCCTTTGCGGAAGCCGCTGCCAACCTCCTCACGAATCCTGCGCTTGACCCTGTGGGCAAGATTCCGGAGTTCAAGTACTGCGCCGTGCGGGTGGAGCCGCTCGCGGAACCGCGATAG
- a CDS encoding NAD(P)H-dependent oxidoreductase subunit E encodes MPRRHPGAGRGRGRPRPKGRAVEPTALAEVRDVLGDRPRRRDLLIEHLHLLQDRYQGLSPAHLAALAAEMRLSMAEVYETATFYAHFDVLEEGEQPAETTLRVCDGLSCELAGALELDSALRAAADAGVRVVWAPCMGRCDQAPIVEVGHRHVNRASADAVLATVRAGKRSPRVPAYRGLSDYLADGGYRALNACLGGARPFDSIVAALDESGLKGLGGAGFPTGRKWRIVRGYPGPRLLAVNADEGEPGTFKDRHYLVTDPHRFLEGVLIAAWAVEAETSYIYLRDEYPDVRELLLTEIALVEARGLTPHTRLELRRGAGAYICGEESAMIESLEGKRGLPRHRPPYVAENGLFGRPTLVQNVETLFWVRDILERGPAWFANYGGSAGRGLRSYSVSGRVRDPGVKVAAAGITVRELIDEHCGGMAEGHTFKGYLPGGASGGILPAGMADLALDFGVLEAHDCFVGSHAVVVLSDQDDMRAVALNLMRFFEDESCGQCTPCRVGTEKAVKLMERDHWDEPLLEELAEAMADASICGLGQAAANPLNSVLRHFREDVDLGHG; translated from the coding sequence ATGCCCAGACGTCACCCTGGTGCGGGCCGCGGGCGCGGTCGACCCAGGCCCAAGGGACGAGCGGTCGAGCCGACCGCCCTTGCCGAGGTGCGTGATGTCCTGGGGGACCGCCCCCGACGCCGCGATCTGCTGATCGAGCACCTGCACCTGTTGCAGGACCGCTACCAGGGACTGTCACCTGCGCATCTCGCCGCACTGGCCGCCGAGATGCGTCTGTCGATGGCCGAGGTCTACGAAACCGCCACCTTCTATGCGCACTTCGATGTTCTGGAGGAGGGCGAGCAGCCGGCTGAGACGACGCTTCGCGTCTGCGATGGCCTCTCCTGCGAACTGGCGGGGGCACTCGAACTCGATTCCGCTCTCCGGGCTGCGGCGGACGCCGGTGTGCGTGTGGTCTGGGCTCCCTGTATGGGTCGCTGCGACCAGGCACCGATCGTCGAGGTAGGGCATCGGCACGTGAACCGCGCCAGCGCCGACGCGGTCCTCGCGACGGTGCGGGCCGGCAAGCGGAGCCCGCGCGTGCCTGCATACCGCGGTTTGTCCGACTACCTGGCCGACGGCGGCTATCGCGCCCTGAACGCCTGTCTCGGCGGGGCGCGTCCGTTCGATTCAATCGTTGCGGCGCTAGACGAGTCTGGCCTGAAAGGCCTGGGCGGTGCCGGCTTTCCGACCGGCCGCAAGTGGCGAATCGTGCGAGGCTATCCCGGACCGCGACTGCTGGCGGTCAATGCCGACGAGGGCGAGCCCGGCACCTTCAAGGACCGGCATTATCTGGTGACGGACCCGCATCGATTTCTCGAGGGGGTCCTCATTGCCGCCTGGGCAGTCGAAGCGGAGACGTCCTACATCTATCTCCGGGATGAATACCCGGACGTGCGGGAACTGTTGCTGACGGAAATTGCCTTGGTCGAGGCGCGCGGACTGACACCGCATACCCGCCTCGAACTGCGGCGGGGCGCCGGCGCGTACATCTGCGGTGAAGAATCGGCCATGATCGAATCGCTGGAGGGCAAGCGCGGACTGCCGCGTCACCGGCCTCCGTACGTGGCCGAAAACGGCCTGTTTGGCCGTCCGACGCTCGTGCAAAATGTGGAAACCCTTTTCTGGGTGCGAGATATTCTGGAGCGGGGCCCGGCCTGGTTCGCGAACTACGGGGGCAGCGCCGGTCGTGGGCTCCGCAGTTACAGCGTGTCCGGTCGGGTACGCGACCCCGGGGTGAAAGTGGCCGCCGCCGGAATCACGGTTCGTGAGCTGATCGACGAACACTGTGGCGGGATGGCAGAAGGCCACACCTTCAAGGGCTATCTTCCGGGCGGCGCCTCGGGCGGCATCCTGCCCGCCGGCATGGCGGACTTGGCGCTCGACTTCGGGGTGCTCGAGGCACACGACTGCTTTGTGGGTTCGCACGCCGTCGTCGTGCTGTCGGATCAGGACGACATGCGGGCGGTCGCGCTGAATCTGATGCGCTTTTTCGAAGACGAGAGCTGCGGACAATGCACCCCGTGCAGGGTGGGGACGGAAAAGGCTGTGAAACTCATGGAACGGGACCACTGGGACGAGCCGCTGCTCGAGGAGCTCGCCGAGGCCATGGCCGACGCATCCATCTGTGGCCTGGGGCAGGCGGCCGCCAATCCCCTGAATTCGGTACTACGGCATTTCCGGGAAGACGTGGATCTGGGCCATGGGTAA
- a CDS encoding acyl-CoA dehydrogenase family protein → MIAEASSSIEQEARLPAPVLAAMHDAELFRLSLPGWLGGAELPLAELADITELISSADASAGWCLGQALGCATAAAYLEPRVAEQVFGPGNAVLAWGAGAVGTAVAADGGYRVSGTWRFASGSDHATWLGGHCTVKDRDGTPRTDAAGRPVTRTALFPRSAAEIHDDWHVVGLRGTRSEGYTVNDLMVEDAFTLNRDSATDRRSDATLFRFPVVHVYASVFAGVAVGNASAALDRLVELAQTKTARGAPTAMRDSPVVHSRLAELEARLGAARAFRAQVLDDVWRRVEASGQVTPAERAPLRLATTHAIHEATRVAEQAYRMAGATAVFTSQPFEQRLRDAYAVSQQVQGRHENYELVGRHLLGLPVDSMFF, encoded by the coding sequence GTGATCGCGGAAGCATCATCGAGCATTGAGCAGGAGGCCCGGCTCCCGGCGCCGGTGCTCGCCGCCATGCACGACGCGGAACTGTTTCGGTTGAGCCTGCCCGGCTGGCTGGGTGGTGCCGAGTTGCCGCTCGCGGAACTCGCGGACATCACCGAGTTGATTTCATCGGCTGATGCCAGTGCCGGGTGGTGCCTGGGACAGGCGCTGGGGTGCGCAACCGCGGCTGCGTACCTCGAGCCGCGGGTGGCCGAGCAGGTGTTCGGGCCCGGCAACGCTGTTCTCGCGTGGGGTGCCGGTGCGGTCGGGACAGCGGTGGCGGCCGACGGTGGGTATCGCGTGAGCGGCACGTGGCGGTTCGCCAGCGGCAGCGACCACGCGACGTGGCTGGGCGGGCACTGCACCGTCAAGGACAGGGACGGAACGCCGCGTACTGATGCGGCGGGTCGACCGGTCACTCGTACGGCGCTATTTCCGAGGAGTGCCGCCGAAATCCATGACGACTGGCATGTGGTGGGCCTTCGCGGAACGCGCAGCGAGGGGTACACCGTAAACGATCTCATGGTCGAGGACGCTTTCACGCTGAACCGGGATTCAGCCACCGACCGCCGGAGCGACGCCACCCTCTTCAGGTTCCCAGTGGTCCACGTGTATGCCTCAGTGTTCGCGGGCGTCGCGGTCGGGAACGCCAGCGCCGCCCTCGACCGGCTCGTCGAGCTGGCGCAAACGAAGACGGCGCGCGGCGCGCCGACCGCGATGCGCGACAGTCCGGTCGTGCACTCACGCCTGGCCGAGCTGGAGGCCCGCCTCGGAGCCGCCCGGGCATTCCGCGCCCAGGTGCTGGACGACGTGTGGCGCAGGGTCGAAGCGTCCGGGCAGGTGACGCCGGCTGAGCGGGCACCACTCCGGCTCGCGACGACGCACGCCATTCACGAAGCGACGCGCGTAGCGGAGCAGGCGTACCGGATGGCCGGGGCGACGGCCGTGTTCACGTCGCAGCCGTTCGAGCAGCGCCTCCGCGATGCCTATGCGGTTTCGCAGCAGGTGCAGGGGCGGCACGAGAACTACGAACTGGTGGGTCGCCATCTCCTCGGTCTGCCCGTCGATTCCATGTTCTTCTGA
- a CDS encoding dihydrodipicolinate synthase family protein — MAGPYRGVWPVVPTIFTETGDLDLEGQKRALDCMVDQGSDGLCILANYSEQFLLSDEEREILARHCIEHVAGRIPVIVAASHYSTRIVVERCRKAAELGASMMMLMPPYHGAALKGTEEQTREQFARASEAGLPIMVQDAPLSGVELSVPFLVRLAQEIDEVAYFKIETPQAAAKLRALIRAGGGAIEGPFDGEEAITLLADLDAGATGTMPSAVVPDLLKPIVEAHRNGRRDEAVTAYGRVLPLINFENRQCGLRACKALMQAGGVIRSDHVRAPLGPLAPEVRAGLMELARPLDPVSLRWGR; from the coding sequence ATGGCGGGACCTTATCGCGGTGTATGGCCGGTTGTTCCCACCATCTTTACCGAGACCGGCGACCTCGACCTGGAGGGACAGAAGCGGGCGCTCGACTGCATGGTGGACCAGGGATCGGACGGGCTCTGCATCCTCGCCAACTATTCCGAGCAGTTCCTGCTTTCCGACGAGGAACGGGAGATCCTTGCGCGACACTGCATCGAACATGTCGCCGGCCGCATTCCGGTCATCGTCGCCGCATCGCACTATTCGACCAGGATCGTTGTGGAACGCTGCCGGAAGGCGGCGGAACTCGGGGCGTCCATGATGATGCTGATGCCGCCCTACCACGGAGCTGCCCTCAAGGGCACCGAGGAACAGACGCGCGAGCAATTCGCCCGAGCATCGGAAGCGGGTCTGCCGATCATGGTTCAGGATGCGCCGCTCTCGGGCGTAGAGCTCAGTGTGCCGTTCCTGGTCCGTCTGGCGCAAGAGATCGATGAGGTCGCCTACTTCAAGATTGAGACGCCGCAGGCTGCGGCGAAGCTTCGGGCCCTGATCCGGGCGGGCGGCGGCGCGATCGAGGGCCCGTTCGACGGCGAGGAAGCGATCACCCTGCTGGCGGACCTCGACGCCGGGGCGACGGGGACGATGCCGAGCGCCGTTGTTCCGGACCTTCTGAAGCCGATCGTGGAGGCCCACCGCAATGGCCGCAGGGACGAGGCCGTTACCGCGTACGGTCGCGTGCTCCCGCTCATCAACTTCGAGAATCGTCAGTGCGGACTCCGAGCCTGCAAGGCGCTCATGCAGGCTGGAGGCGTGATTCGTTCGGATCACGTGCGTGCGCCGCTCGGCCCGCTGGCACCCGAGGTGCGGGCGGGTCTGATGGAACTGGCCCGACCGCTCGATCCGGTGTCGCTTCGTTGGGGCCGTTAG
- a CDS encoding enoyl-CoA hydratase/isomerase family protein, whose product MQFIDVRDEDGIRIITLNRPAARNASHTGMRSEIITALAPVNDDSAVRAVVVTGAGDKAFCAGNDLAETRGLSERTSGTWVADLRRHHDAIRNLDKPCIGAINGVAAGAGLQIALLCDLRVGQPGTRIGQPEINVGLASVIGVQLMELALGHSRTQDLALSGRLVMAEEALRIGLLDRLVAAEALVDEALQEARRLAEKPPNAFRLSKLRLREMTQAAWDSAFDAAFRLQPLAYASGEPQAAMARFLDRRR is encoded by the coding sequence ATGCAATTTATTGACGTTCGCGACGAAGACGGAATCCGAATCATCACGCTGAACCGGCCCGCAGCGCGCAATGCCAGTCATACCGGCATGCGAAGCGAGATCATTACAGCGCTCGCGCCGGTAAACGACGATTCGGCCGTTCGCGCCGTCGTCGTCACTGGTGCAGGAGACAAGGCGTTTTGCGCCGGCAACGACCTTGCCGAGACCCGGGGCCTGAGCGAACGGACCAGCGGAACCTGGGTGGCGGATCTTCGCCGCCACCACGATGCCATTCGCAACCTCGACAAGCCGTGCATCGGAGCAATCAACGGCGTGGCTGCTGGAGCAGGCCTCCAGATCGCGCTCCTGTGCGATCTCCGGGTCGGGCAGCCAGGCACCCGCATCGGGCAGCCAGAGATCAATGTCGGCCTGGCGAGCGTCATCGGCGTGCAACTCATGGAACTGGCCCTAGGGCACAGCCGCACGCAGGACCTTGCCTTGTCCGGGCGCTTGGTGATGGCCGAGGAAGCTCTGCGGATTGGGCTCCTCGATCGCTTGGTTGCCGCGGAGGCGTTGGTGGACGAGGCGCTGCAGGAGGCCCGCCGACTCGCCGAAAAGCCGCCAAACGCCTTTCGCCTTTCGAAGCTCAGGCTGAGGGAGATGACCCAGGCCGCCTGGGACTCTGCGTTCGACGCGGCCTTTCGTCTGCAGCCCTTGGCTTATGCGAGCGGTGAGCCGCAGGCCGCGATGGCCCGGTTTCTCGATCGGAGACGCTGA
- a CDS encoding antitoxin MazE family protein, with protein sequence MPAASTPAQRVAKRRAALRAQGLRPIQIWVPDNRAPGFAEECARQAAVVEAANRADLELAEFMDTAARDLDEHLEAIDSSSGT encoded by the coding sequence ATGCCCGCCGCATCCACTCCCGCACAACGCGTAGCGAAGCGCCGAGCCGCCCTCCGGGCTCAGGGCCTGCGGCCGATCCAGATCTGGGTGCCCGACAACCGTGCCCCAGGCTTCGCCGAGGAATGTGCCCGGCAGGCCGCGGTCGTCGAGGCAGCCAATCGCGCCGACCTCGAACTCGCGGAGTTCATGGACACGGCAGCGCGTGACCTCGACGAGCATCTCGAAGCGATCGACAGCAGTTCTGGCACGTGA
- a CDS encoding type II toxin-antitoxin system PemK/MazF family toxin — translation MKRGDLVTVALQGEHGKPRPALVIQSDLFAQLTSTVTVALLTSTQVDAPLLRVPIEPSRMNGLRQPSYVMIDQIFSARTRRIGDVFGHLSDADLVAVNRALAVFVGITA, via the coding sequence GTGAAGCGCGGCGACCTCGTCACCGTGGCGCTTCAAGGCGAACACGGTAAGCCACGGCCCGCACTCGTCATTCAATCGGACCTCTTCGCGCAGCTCACATCCACTGTCACTGTCGCACTATTGACCTCGACCCAAGTCGATGCCCCATTGCTGCGGGTCCCGATCGAGCCCTCCCGGATGAACGGCCTCCGACAGCCTTCCTACGTCATGATTGACCAGATCTTCTCCGCCCGGACCCGCCGCATCGGAGATGTCTTCGGACACCTCAGCGACGCCGACCTGGTGGCAGTCAACCGCGCGCTCGCTGTTTTCGTAGGGATTACCGCCTAG
- a CDS encoding YciI family protein: MYCVAFVTHKPGRVQAGSELQNAYMEFLRNHPGHPDVVVHHAGPTLSDDSEAIVGLVLIAEAPSPEATRAFLADSPYGKGDVFADVQVRPWEWRTGRPGS; the protein is encoded by the coding sequence ATGTATTGTGTCGCTTTCGTCACCCACAAGCCGGGACGGGTACAGGCAGGCAGCGAACTTCAAAACGCCTACATGGAGTTTCTGCGCAATCATCCGGGACATCCCGATGTCGTCGTCCACCACGCTGGCCCAACTCTCTCTGACGACTCGGAGGCCATTGTCGGCTTGGTACTAATCGCCGAGGCACCCTCCCCGGAGGCGACGCGGGCGTTTCTGGCCGACAGTCCCTATGGCAAGGGGGACGTGTTCGCCGACGTCCAAGTCCGGCCGTGGGAATGGAGAACGGGACGCCCGGGTTCGTAA
- a CDS encoding radical SAM protein — protein MAVATDGRTVNFRGLRTLEVILKITERCNLDCDYCYFFNAGDDSYQHHAAFIADDTVALLVRRLEQFSREYELQRIAIHLHGGEPLLMPKARLDSICEEIRSGLGHVVDLALTVQTNGMLIDLGWIEIFNRHGVEVGVSLDGAKVHNDAHRRDHRGRSSYQATVRGLALCQEHLHRKPMILAVVGENFNPKDIYEHFRHDLNVQHLDFLLPDLNHDNFRGDAEAYGEFLIRIFDMMVKDEEPVSVRFIDHFLARIYGHGNFLFGARRDDPDYLLLTVSSDGGVGPDDTLRSTTYWSGYEYRDLKSSSIEEIIRDPLFHEFEYFKKTPASACSDCCWREVCGSGQPVHRYARHNGFDNPTIYCQGLDKFYTHVVKYLALHGEPLERVGADLI, from the coding sequence ATGGCCGTCGCAACCGATGGAAGAACGGTGAACTTCCGGGGCCTCCGAACGCTGGAAGTCATCTTGAAGATCACCGAACGCTGCAACCTGGACTGCGACTATTGTTATTTCTTCAACGCGGGGGATGACAGCTACCAGCATCATGCAGCGTTCATTGCCGATGACACGGTCGCATTGCTGGTCCGGCGGCTCGAGCAATTCTCCAGAGAGTACGAACTGCAGCGCATCGCGATTCACCTGCATGGCGGCGAACCGCTCTTGATGCCGAAAGCCCGGCTTGACAGCATCTGCGAAGAGATCCGATCAGGATTGGGGCACGTCGTGGACCTGGCGTTGACGGTCCAGACCAACGGCATGCTGATCGATCTCGGGTGGATAGAGATCTTCAACCGGCATGGCGTAGAAGTGGGGGTCAGCCTTGACGGCGCGAAGGTGCACAACGACGCTCATCGTCGCGATCACCGTGGCCGGTCGTCCTACCAGGCGACCGTTCGCGGACTGGCGTTGTGCCAGGAACACCTACATCGGAAGCCGATGATCCTGGCCGTGGTCGGGGAGAACTTCAATCCCAAGGACATCTACGAGCACTTTCGACATGACCTGAACGTGCAGCACCTTGATTTTCTGCTTCCCGACCTGAATCACGACAACTTTCGCGGTGACGCGGAGGCATACGGTGAATTTCTGATCAGGATCTTCGACATGATGGTGAAGGACGAGGAGCCGGTCAGCGTCAGGTTCATCGATCATTTCCTGGCTCGCATCTACGGGCACGGGAATTTCCTGTTCGGCGCCCGGAGGGACGACCCGGACTATCTCCTGCTCACCGTGTCGTCGGACGGCGGGGTCGGGCCGGACGATACCTTGCGATCCACGACGTACTGGAGCGGATACGAATACCGGGATCTGAAGAGTTCCAGCATCGAAGAGATCATCCGGGACCCGCTGTTTCACGAATTCGAGTACTTCAAGAAGACACCCGCGTCCGCATGTTCGGACTGCTGCTGGCGTGAAGTCTGTGGCAGTGGCCAGCCGGTGCACCGGTACGCGAGGCACAACGGTTTCGATAACCCCACGATCTATTGTCAAGGACTGGACAAGTTCTATACCCACGTTGTGAAGTACCTGGCCTTGCATGGCGAGCCGCTGGAGAGAGTGGGCGCCGACTTGATCTGA
- a CDS encoding aromatic ring-hydroxylating dioxygenase subunit alpha codes for MDIQDLIVDDRERGVFKVHRSCMTSVDLFRRERERIFDHCWIYLGHESEVERPGDYRRRTVAGRPLFFVRSSDGQIRVFLNSCPHRGAQICRSDAGNAEILRCFYHAWTFNTRGELIGVPGQEAYGPGFDRSEFGLKAPPRVDSYRGFYFVSFNAHGEDLVSYLAGAKDYLDLVVDQAEDGMRVVPGSNKYAIKANWKLLAENSLDGYHLVPTHRTYVDYLTGLGTDDSGGTLAARPPGRGRALGNGHCVSENISRNGRPIARWHPIFGEEARERVAQVRARLVRKFGEERAYRMADLSRNLLIYPNLLIMDFVAISIRYIEPLAPDNMAVTAWHLVPREESGAALAARLDSYLTFLGPGGFATPDDVEALESCQAGFRATETEWSDISRGMLKPCPGTADELQIRGFWRQWHANMQGLDTADVQDGEPAESQAAAASSEADGRGHRRTGER; via the coding sequence ATGGACATCCAGGACCTGATTGTCGACGACCGGGAGCGCGGGGTCTTCAAGGTCCATCGATCGTGCATGACGTCCGTCGACCTGTTCCGGCGGGAAAGGGAACGAATCTTCGACCACTGCTGGATCTACCTGGGACACGAATCGGAAGTCGAGAGGCCCGGAGACTATCGCCGCCGCACAGTGGCTGGCCGGCCGCTGTTCTTTGTCCGCAGCAGCGACGGGCAGATCCGGGTGTTCCTGAATTCGTGCCCGCACCGGGGTGCGCAGATCTGTCGCAGTGACGCCGGCAATGCCGAGATTCTTCGGTGCTTCTATCACGCCTGGACGTTCAACACCCGCGGCGAGCTGATCGGCGTTCCCGGGCAGGAAGCCTACGGCCCCGGCTTCGATCGGAGCGAATTCGGCCTGAAGGCGCCGCCCAGGGTGGACAGCTACCGGGGCTTCTATTTCGTGAGCTTCAACGCGCACGGCGAGGACCTCGTCAGCTACCTGGCGGGTGCCAAGGACTACCTTGACCTGGTCGTCGACCAGGCCGAGGACGGGATGCGGGTGGTGCCCGGCTCCAACAAGTACGCCATCAAGGCCAACTGGAAGCTGCTGGCCGAGAACAGCCTTGACGGCTATCACCTGGTCCCGACGCATCGGACCTACGTCGACTACCTGACCGGTCTCGGGACAGACGACAGCGGCGGCACGCTGGCTGCCCGCCCGCCCGGCCGGGGGAGGGCGCTGGGCAACGGCCACTGCGTGTCGGAGAACATCTCCAGAAACGGTCGCCCCATCGCCCGTTGGCACCCGATCTTCGGCGAGGAGGCCAGGGAGCGCGTCGCGCAGGTGCGCGCGCGGCTGGTCCGGAAATTCGGGGAAGAACGGGCCTACCGGATGGCCGACCTCTCTCGAAATCTGCTCATCTATCCGAACTTGCTGATCATGGACTTCGTGGCGATCAGCATCAGGTACATCGAACCCCTGGCGCCGGACAACATGGCGGTCACGGCCTGGCACCTCGTGCCCCGGGAGGAATCGGGTGCGGCGCTGGCCGCCCGCCTGGACAGCTACCTGACATTCCTCGGACCGGGCGGCTTCGCCACGCCGGATGACGTCGAGGCGCTGGAATCCTGCCAGGCCGGTTTCCGGGCTACCGAAACCGAATGGTCCGACATCTCAAGGGGCATGCTGAAACCCTGCCCGGGCACGGCCGATGAACTCCAGATCCGAGGCTTCTGGCGGCAGTGGCACGCGAACATGCAGGGCCTAGATACGGCCGACGTGCAGGACGGAGAGCCGGCAGAATCGCAGGCCGCAGCGGCTTCTTCGGAAGCCGATGGCCGTGGGCACCGCCGGACCGGTGAACGATGA